From the Salmo trutta chromosome 2, fSalTru1.1, whole genome shotgun sequence genome, one window contains:
- the ccdc78 gene encoding coiled-coil domain-containing protein 78, whose translation MDLRDNRSSLNELQDKIRCLTDENVQLRDKNESHFTKLGYLESRLGYLAGSKTDFSSKLVSSEEEKLKISKELVELHIQTNKVREQYEKDIFDLKIKILSQEGVVVELEMERDRLCRELQSVTARLQVAERTGSDLTEEYVTLKRNYLALTEAHDREVVQNDELSAELLGLAQARDALFRQTEEQQQRVRASTEGGVYGQTAQELDRVRALVSRMSHNRIMPEDLAMLDQERTSMEKSLLGNQDVIKDMLEQMKKSYEEQQHRLGEKVVAMGKEQQENKRAIRDTQQKLAEQSAAMLSSQSQLKEVEEENSKLQMQVKELNEEYRARLGRYLQDLAEYVDGLAEGRGVKGPPERVKMRGFVDSMLQEVRSSYRAREEQLASAARSYKKRLQRLTKSHQSLLIAYRVQREQVLSQPESGLDPGPPEAHFSLEPSELRGETERELQLLRQDKARLEGQLREAQKPVAVITRPIQTVNFQDSGKSGQLYEEAWTDIRKQLQEITNSTQEGHEKERAQLITRATVAEEQLLELQEYVDKHLGRYKQEITRLRRLLGLETGLAHRAEAPKPRQSIARSGIQAMKYDLPPP comes from the exons ATGGACTTAAGGGACAACCGTTCGTCTTtaaatgaactacaggacaaaattcGTTGTTTGACAGATGAAAAT GTCCAGCTCCGTGACAAAAATGAAAGCCACTTTACCAAACTGGGCTACCTTGAGAGCAGGTTGGGCTATCTTGCAGGCTCCAAGACTGACTTCTCTTCCAAACTGGTCTCAAGCGAAGAGGAGAAACTGAAG ATATCCAAGGAGCTTGTCGAGCTACATATACAGACCAACAAAGTGAGGGAGCAGTATGAAAAGGACATTTTTGACCTGAAAATAAAG ATCCTATCCCAGGaaggggtggtggtggagttggagatggagagggacaggCTCTGCAGGGAGCTCCAGTCTGTCACCGCCCGCCTACAGGTGGCAGAGAGGACAGGAAGTGACCTCACAGAGGAATATGTGACCCTGAAGAGGAACTACCTGGCTCTGACTGAGGCCCACGATAGGGAGGTGGTCCAGAATGATGAGCTGAGCGCTGAGCTGCTTGGGCTGGCCCAGGCTCGTGATGCCCTCTTCAGGCAGACAGAGGAACAGCAGCAGCGTGTTAGGgcctctacagagggtggtgtctATGGGCAGACTGCTCAGGAGCTGGACAGGGTCCGGGCGCTGGTCAGCCGTATGTCTCACAATAGAATAATG ccagaGGACCTGGCTATGTTGGACCAAGAACGTACATCTATGGAGAAGAGT CTGCTTGGGAACCAGGATGTGATCAAAGACATGCTGGAGCAGATGAAGAAGAGCTATGAAGAGCAGCAGCACAGACTGGGGGAGAAAGT GGTGGCGATGGGCAAGGAGCAACAAGAGAACAAGAGAGCCATCCGCGATACCCAGCAGAAACTAGCCGAACAGAGTGCG GCCATGTTGAGCTCTCAGAGCCAGCtgaaggaggtggaggaagagaacTCTAAGCTACAAATGCAGGTGAAGGAACTGAATGAGGAGTACCGTGCCAGACTGGGGCGCTACCTACAGGACCTAGCT GAGTATGTGGATGGTCTGgcggaggggaggggggtgaaggGCCCCCCAGAGAGGGTGAAGATGAGGGGCTTCGTGGACAGCATGCTCCAAGAGGTGCGCTCCTCCTACAGGGCTAGAGAGGAGCAGCTAGCCTCTGCCGCACGCTCCTACAAGAAGAGACTGCAGAGGCTCACTAAGAGCCACCAATCCCTGCTTATCGCATACAG GGTGCAGAGGGAACAGGTCCTGTCCCAGCCAGAGAGTGGCTTGGACCCTGGCCCCCCTGAGGCCCACTTCAGCCTGGAGCCCAGTGAGCtgaggggagagacagaaagggagctCCAGCTCCTACGCCAGGACAAGGCCAGGCTGGAGGGCCAGCTCCGAGAGGCTCAGAAGCCT GTGGCTGTCATCACTAGACCTATTCAAACAGTCAACTTTCAGGA TTCTGGAAAATCAGGGCAGCTATATGAAGAGGCCTGGACTGACATTAGGAAACAGCTACAGGAGATCACCAACTCTACTCAG GAGGGCCATGAGAAGGAGCGTGCCCAGCTCATCACCAGGGCTACAGTTGCCGAGGAGCAGCTGTTAGAGCTGCAGGAGTATGTTGACAAGCACCTGGGCAG GTACAAGCAGGAGATCACACGGCTGCGTAGACTGCTGGGTCTGGAGACGGGGCTTGCCCACAGAGCTGAGGCTCCCAAACCCCGCCAATCCATCGCTCGATCAGGAATCCAAGCTATGAAATATGATCTTCCACCCCCctaa